The following nucleotide sequence is from Nocardioides daedukensis.
CCGCAGATCTCGCAGATGCTCGACCGCCTCGACATCGAGTCCGAGTTCAAGGGTGGCCTGCGGGTCACCACCCCGGAGGCGATGGACGTCGTACGGATGGTCCTGGTCGGCAAGGTTCAGCGTGAGCTGGTCGGCCTGGTCAACCAGCACGGCCCGGTTGCCGTCGGCCTCTCCGGCGAGGACGCCGGCCTGTTCACCGCGGAGGCGACCAACACGATCGTCGACGGCGAGGAGGTCGACCTCGGCCTGGTCGGCGAGGTCGCCAAGGTGCGGCCCGAGTCGGTCCTGGACCTGGTCGAGGCCGGTCGGGTGCCGGTCATCTCCAGCGTCGCTCCCGACGTGCACGGCCTGGTCCACAACGTCAACGCCGACACCGCGGCAGCCGCTCTGGCCGCGGCGCTCGGAGCCGAGAAGCTGCTGGTGCTCACCGACGTCGAGGGCCTCTACCGCGACTGGCCGAACAGCTCCGACGTGATCGGGCAGATCAGCCCCGAAGGACTCGAGGAGCTGATGCCCTCGCTGGCCTCCGGCATGGTCCCGAAGATGAAGGCCTGCCTGCAGGCCGTGCGGGACGGGGTGAAGCGCGCGACCGTCGTCGACGGCCGCGAGCCGCACGCTGTACTTCTCGAGCTGTTCACCGACGAGGGCATCGGCACCCAGGTGCTGCCCGGCGTCGACACCGTCATCCGGCAGGCCAAGAACCCGCCGGTCGCCAAGGAGTCCTGATGAGCACCAACGCCGGATCCGCCCAGGCCTGGCAGGAGCGGTACGCCGCCTCCCTGATGAACACGTTCGGTGCGCCCAAGCTTGTGCTCGCCCGCGGCGAGGGCTCGCGGGTGTGGGACGTGGAGGGCAACGAATACCTCGACTTCCTCGGTGGCATCGCCGTGAACTCCCTGGGCCACGCCCACCCGGCGCTCGTCGAGGCGGTGACCGCCCAACTGAGCACGCTCGGACACACGTCGAACTTCTTCGCGACGGCTCCGCAGATCGAGCTGGCCGAGAAGCTGCTGGCGTTGCTCGGCGCCCAGGGGTCGGGGAAGGTCTTCTTCTCCAACTCAGGCACAGAGGCCAACGAGGCAGCTTTCAAGCTGACCCGGCGCACCGGGCGCACGCACGTCGTCGCGATGGAGCAGGCGTTCCACGGGCGGACCATGGGTGCCCTCGCGCTCACCGCCAAGGAGGCCTATCGGACGCCGTTCGCCCCGCTCCCGGGTGAGGTCACGTTCGTGCCCTTCGGTGACGTCGACGCGCTCCGCGCCGCGGTGACCGACAAGACCGCGGCCGTCGTCCTCGAACCCGTCCAGGGCGAGGCCGGGGTCAACCCCGCGCCGGCGGGCTTCCTCGAAGCCGCCCGGGAGATCACCACGGCCTCGGGGGCCCTGTTGTGGATCGACGAGATCCAGACCGGAGTGGGTCGCACCGGCGCCTGGTTCGCGCACGCGTCGTCCGGTGTCGTCCCCGACATCGTCACACTCGCCAAGGGACTCGGCGGGGGCATCCCGATCGGAGCCACGCTGGCACTCGGTGCCGCGGCGGACCTGCTGCAGCCGGGCAACCACGGGACCACCTTCGGTGGCAACCCCGTCGCCTCGGCCGCTGCGCTCGCCGTGCTGGCCACCATCGAGACCGACGGCCTCCTGGACCACGCCCGCACCGTCGGAACCCAGCTGCGCAAGGGTCTGCTCGCCGACGACCGGGTGGTCGAGACGCGCGGCGACGGCCTCCTGATCGGGCTCGACCTGTGCGAGGACAAGTCCGCCGAGGTGGTCGCGGCAGGGTTCGCCGCCGGCTTCATCCTGAACAACCCGACACCGAACCGGATCAGGCTGGCCCCGCCGCTGGTGCTCACCAGTGACGAGGCCGCCGCGCTGATCGACGCCTGGCCGGGCATCCTCGACGCAGCGGGTGTGGTCGCGCCATGACCAGGCACCTGTTGCGAGACGACGACCTGTCTCCGGCCGAGCAGGCCGAGGTGCTCGCGCTGGCTGCACGGATGAAGGCCGATCCCTTCGGCGAGGTCGTCGGCAAGCCGCTGGCCGGTCCGCGCACCGTCGCGATGATCTTCGACAAGCCGACGCTGCGCACGCAGTCCTCCTTTGCTGCCGGGATCGCGGAGCTGGGCGGCAACCCGCTCCCGATCAACGGCGACCTGGCCCAGATCGGCGTACGCGAGTCGGTCGAGGACGTCGCGCGAGTGCTGGGACGACAGGCCGCGCAGATCGTCTGGCGCACCAACGACCAGTCGAAGCTCGACGCGATGGCGCAGTGGTCCGGGGTGCCGGTGATCAACGCGCTCAGCGACGACTTCCACCCCTGCCAGCTGCTGGCCGACCTGCTCACCATCACCGAGCGCAAGGGTCGCCTGGCCGGCCTCACCGCGACCTTCGTCGGCGACGGTGCGTGCAACATGGGCAACTCGTGGCTGATCGCCGGCGCCACGGCCGGCATGCACGTGGTGGTCAGCTCGCCGCAGGGCTATGAGCCGGCGGCCGAGATGGTCGCCCGCGCCCAGCAGATCGGTGAGCAGACCGGTGGCTCGGCCCGCCTCGAGCGTGAGGTCGGAGCCGCGGTCGACGGTGCGGACGTGGTGATCACCGACACCTGGGTGTCGATGGGCAAGGAGGGCGAGTCACAGGCACGACTGCAGGCGTTGGCCCCCTATGCACTGACCAGTGACCTGATGGGCAAGGCGGGTGCTGACGCCATCGCGATGCACTGTCTGCCGGCCTATCGCGGCAAGGAGATCGACGCCGAGCTGATCGACGGCCCCGACAGTGTCGTGTGGGACGAGGCAGAGAACCGTCGCCATGCCCAGAAGGCAGTGATGGCATGGCTCCAGGAACAGGACGGACGGAGCGCCTCGTGACCGAGTTCGGCACCACGCCGCTGACCAAGAACGCGCGCCAGCAGCTGATCGTGGACCTGCTCTCCACCAAGGAGATCAAGTCACAGGTCGAGCTGGCCGAGCACCTCGCCGAGCGCGGCGTGCACGCCACGCAGGCGACGTTGTCCCGTGACCTGGTCGAGCTCGACGCGGTCAAGGTGCGCGCCCGCCAGGGCGGGTTGGTCTATGCGGTCCCCGCCGAAGGTGGTGATCGCACCCCGGCGACGGTGGGCGAGAGCGTCGCAGCCAACGCACGACTCTCGCGACTGTGCACGGAGCTGCTGGTGAGCGCGGAGGGGAGCGCCAACATGGCCGTCCTACGCACTCCTCCCGGTGGGGCGCAATATCTCGCCAGTGCCTTCGACAAGGCGGAGATCGGCGACGTGCTCGGCACCATCGCAGGCGACGACACCGTGCTGGTGATCAGCCGCGACCCGGCCGGCGGTGCCGAGCTCGC
It contains:
- the argB gene encoding acetylglutamate kinase — protein: MSEDTTPLTPALKAATLAGALPWLKAYNNKIVVIKYGGNAMTDDTLKKAFAEDIAFLRFAGFKPVVVHGGGPQISQMLDRLDIESEFKGGLRVTTPEAMDVVRMVLVGKVQRELVGLVNQHGPVAVGLSGEDAGLFTAEATNTIVDGEEVDLGLVGEVAKVRPESVLDLVEAGRVPVISSVAPDVHGLVHNVNADTAAAALAAALGAEKLLVLTDVEGLYRDWPNSSDVIGQISPEGLEELMPSLASGMVPKMKACLQAVRDGVKRATVVDGREPHAVLLELFTDEGIGTQVLPGVDTVIRQAKNPPVAKES
- a CDS encoding acetylornithine transaminase, giving the protein MSTNAGSAQAWQERYAASLMNTFGAPKLVLARGEGSRVWDVEGNEYLDFLGGIAVNSLGHAHPALVEAVTAQLSTLGHTSNFFATAPQIELAEKLLALLGAQGSGKVFFSNSGTEANEAAFKLTRRTGRTHVVAMEQAFHGRTMGALALTAKEAYRTPFAPLPGEVTFVPFGDVDALRAAVTDKTAAVVLEPVQGEAGVNPAPAGFLEAAREITTASGALLWIDEIQTGVGRTGAWFAHASSGVVPDIVTLAKGLGGGIPIGATLALGAAADLLQPGNHGTTFGGNPVASAAALAVLATIETDGLLDHARTVGTQLRKGLLADDRVVETRGDGLLIGLDLCEDKSAEVVAAGFAAGFILNNPTPNRIRLAPPLVLTSDEAAALIDAWPGILDAAGVVAP
- the argF gene encoding ornithine carbamoyltransferase, whose product is MTRHLLRDDDLSPAEQAEVLALAARMKADPFGEVVGKPLAGPRTVAMIFDKPTLRTQSSFAAGIAELGGNPLPINGDLAQIGVRESVEDVARVLGRQAAQIVWRTNDQSKLDAMAQWSGVPVINALSDDFHPCQLLADLLTITERKGRLAGLTATFVGDGACNMGNSWLIAGATAGMHVVVSSPQGYEPAAEMVARAQQIGEQTGGSARLEREVGAAVDGADVVITDTWVSMGKEGESQARLQALAPYALTSDLMGKAGADAIAMHCLPAYRGKEIDAELIDGPDSVVWDEAENRRHAQKAVMAWLQEQDGRSAS
- a CDS encoding arginine repressor; the protein is MTEFGTTPLTKNARQQLIVDLLSTKEIKSQVELAEHLAERGVHATQATLSRDLVELDAVKVRARQGGLVYAVPAEGGDRTPATVGESVAANARLSRLCTELLVSAEGSANMAVLRTPPGGAQYLASAFDKAEIGDVLGTIAGDDTVLVISRDPAGGAELARRFLALASDARTS